Proteins co-encoded in one Garra rufa chromosome 21, GarRuf1.0, whole genome shotgun sequence genomic window:
- the LOC141295431 gene encoding 14-3-3 protein zeta/delta-like: MDRTELIQKAKLAEQAERYDDMATCMKSVTEAGSELSNEERNLLSVAYKNVVGARRSAWRVISSIEQKTEGNDKKLQMVKEYREKVECELRDICNDVLELLNKYLIQNSSNPESKVFYLKMKGDYYRYLAEVAAGDDKKATIDNSQDAYQKAFDISKTEMQPTHPIRLGLALNFSVFFYEILNSPEKACALAKQAFDEAIAELDTLNEESYKDSTLIMQLLRDNLTLWTSDNAPDEGEGGEGGEN, from the exons ATGGACAGAACAGAGCTCATCCAGAAGGCGAAGCTGGCCGAGCAGGCCGAGCGCTACGATGATATGGCGACCTGTATGAAGTCGGTGACCGAAGCTGGGTCCGAGCTTTCTAACGAGGAGAGAAACCTGCTATCTGTCGCCTATAAGAATGTGGTGGGCGCCCGGAGGTCTGCCTGGAGGGTCATCTCCAGCATCGAGCAGAAGACTGAAGGAAACGACAAGAAACTGCAGATGGTGAAGGAATACCGGGAGAAAGTGGAGTGTGAACTGCGGGATATCTGCAACGATGTGTTG GAGCTGCTGAACAAATATTTAATTCAGAATTCCTCAAATCCTGAGAGCAAAGTCTTCTACCTGAAGATGAAGGGCGACTACTACAGATACCTTGCTGAAGTCGCCGCAGGAGACGACAAGAAAG CAACCATAGACAACTCTCAGGATGCTTATCAGAAAGCATTCGATATAAGCAAGACAGAGATGCAGCCCACACACCCCATACGTCTGGGTCTGGCCCTAAACTTTTCTGTCTTTTTCTATGAGATCCTTAACTCTCCAGAAAAGGCCTGCGCCCTTGCTAAACAG GCATTTGATGAGGCCATAGCAGAGCTTGATACGCTGAATGAAGAGTCTTACAAAGACAGCACTCTTATCATGCAGCTACTGAGAGACAACCTCACA TTATGGACATCCGACAACGCACCAGATGAGGGAGAAGGAGGCGAGGGAGGAGAGAACTAG